The following are from one region of the Hymenobacter sp. YIM 151858-1 genome:
- a CDS encoding GNAT family N-acetyltransferase — protein MTLPLSLLSAPQDLVPRLETADLILRGPKLDDLHESADMHTDPDFFRYLGNKPNTEEEVWRRILSQLGHWAMLGYGSWAIEEKATGRYIGGVGFFDYQRDLNPSIKGTPEAGWVLSPRVHRRGYASQALEAALAWADTNFPTNRITCIIDPDNEASLRLAGKFGFREFARTTYHEEPIVLLERIRT, from the coding sequence ATGACACTGCCCTTAAGCCTATTAAGCGCCCCGCAAGATCTGGTGCCGCGGCTCGAAACCGCCGACCTCATTTTGCGCGGCCCCAAGCTCGATGATTTGCACGAGTCGGCCGACATGCACACCGACCCGGATTTCTTCCGCTACCTAGGCAACAAGCCGAATACCGAGGAAGAGGTTTGGCGCCGCATCCTGAGCCAACTTGGGCATTGGGCCATGCTGGGATACGGCTCGTGGGCCATCGAGGAAAAAGCCACCGGCCGCTACATCGGAGGGGTAGGCTTTTTCGATTATCAGCGCGACCTGAACCCCTCCATCAAAGGCACGCCCGAGGCAGGGTGGGTACTGTCGCCGCGCGTGCACCGCCGCGGCTACGCCAGCCAAGCCCTGGAGGCAGCGCTGGCCTGGGCCGATACAAACTTCCCCACCAACCGCATTACCTGCATCATCGACCCCGACAACGAAGCCTCTTTGCGCCTGGCCGGTAAGTTCGGTTTCCGGGAGTTTGCCCGCACCACTTACCACGAGGAGCCCATTGTGCTGCTGGAGCGCATCCGCACCTAG
- the fabD gene encoding ACP S-malonyltransferase → MKAVVFPGQGSQFTGMGRELFEQHAEAKRLMQQANEILGFSLTDIMFTGSDDDLRRTDVTQPAIFVHSVAQFVATPGLQPDMVAGHSLGEFSALVAAGVLQFEDALQLVARRAQAMQAACEEQPGTMAAILGLDDAAVERICQEITQAGNVVVAANYNCPGQLVISGSKLGIEQACEALKAAGAKRALPLPVGGAFHSPLMQSAEAALAEAIGRTTFTAGRCPVYQNVDAAPHTNPDEIRQNLISQLTAPVRWTQSVQRMTLDGATEFVECGPGKVLQGLVKKISPQAATASAQ, encoded by the coding sequence ATGAAAGCAGTAGTATTCCCCGGCCAGGGCAGCCAGTTTACGGGCATGGGCCGCGAGCTTTTCGAGCAACACGCCGAGGCCAAGCGCCTGATGCAGCAAGCCAACGAAATCCTGGGCTTTTCGCTCACCGATATCATGTTCACGGGTTCCGACGACGACCTGCGCCGCACCGACGTAACCCAGCCTGCCATCTTCGTGCACTCGGTGGCGCAGTTTGTGGCCACGCCCGGCCTGCAGCCCGACATGGTAGCCGGCCACTCCCTAGGTGAGTTTTCGGCGCTGGTGGCGGCGGGGGTACTGCAGTTTGAAGACGCGCTGCAACTGGTGGCCCGCCGCGCCCAGGCCATGCAAGCCGCCTGCGAGGAGCAGCCCGGCACCATGGCCGCCATCCTGGGCCTCGACGATGCCGCCGTGGAGCGCATCTGCCAGGAAATTACGCAGGCCGGCAACGTGGTAGTGGCCGCCAACTACAACTGCCCCGGCCAGCTGGTAATCAGCGGCTCGAAGCTGGGCATCGAGCAGGCCTGCGAAGCCCTGAAGGCTGCCGGCGCCAAGCGCGCCCTGCCGCTGCCGGTGGGCGGGGCTTTCCACTCGCCGCTGATGCAATCGGCGGAGGCGGCGCTGGCCGAGGCCATTGGCCGTACCACCTTTACGGCGGGCCGCTGCCCGGTGTACCAGAACGTGGACGCTGCCCCGCACACCAACCCCGACGAAATCCGCCAGAACCTGATCAGCCAACTGACCGCGCCGGTACGCTGGACGCAGTCGGTGCAGCGCATGACCCTGGACGGCGCCACCGAGTTTGTGGAGTGCGGCCCCGGCAAGGTGCTGCAAGGCTTGGTGAAGAAGATTTCGCCCCAGGCTGCTACCGCCTCGGCTCAGTAA
- a CDS encoding succinate dehydrogenase cytochrome b subunit — protein MSWLSKALTSSIGRKIIVAVTGLFLCSFLVVHLVGNLQLFKNDGGVAFNIYSHFMGTNPVIRVMEIVLVAGFVFHIYETYMLTVRNKAARGAQGYVVNHNEQNSPWQSRNMGLLGTIILIFLLVHLYNFFYRARFGELDPDINNNDDLFTLVASSFKQWWYVVLYVAAQIALGFHLVHGFKSAFQTLGLTHRKYTPAITYTGYAFAILVAAGFAIMPLYFYFLTDDNYQPVWAVKPLVDTINLALN, from the coding sequence ATGAGTTGGCTTAGCAAAGCGCTTACCAGCAGCATCGGCCGCAAAATCATTGTGGCCGTCACGGGTTTGTTCCTGTGCTCGTTCCTTGTCGTTCACTTGGTTGGCAACTTGCAGTTGTTCAAGAACGACGGCGGTGTTGCTTTCAACATCTATTCCCACTTTATGGGCACCAACCCGGTCATTCGGGTGATGGAAATTGTGCTGGTGGCGGGTTTCGTGTTTCACATCTACGAAACCTACATGCTCACCGTCCGCAACAAAGCCGCCCGCGGCGCCCAGGGCTACGTCGTCAACCACAACGAGCAGAACTCGCCCTGGCAGTCGCGCAACATGGGCCTGCTGGGCACCATTATCCTGATTTTCCTGCTGGTACACCTCTACAATTTCTTCTACCGGGCGCGCTTCGGCGAGCTGGACCCGGACATCAACAACAACGACGACTTGTTTACGCTGGTGGCGTCGTCGTTTAAGCAGTGGTGGTACGTGGTGCTCTACGTGGCCGCGCAAATTGCGCTGGGCTTTCACTTGGTGCACGGCTTCAAAAGCGCCTTCCAGACGTTGGGCCTCACCCACCGCAAGTATACCCCGGCCATTACCTACACCGGCTACGCGTTTGCCATTCTGGTAGCGGCTGGCTTTGCCATCATGCCGCTGTACTTCTACTTTCTGACCGACGACAACTATCAGCCTGTGTGGGCCGTGAAGCCGTTGGTGGACACCATTAACCTCGCGCTCAACTAA
- the folK gene encoding 2-amino-4-hydroxy-6-hydroxymethyldihydropteridine diphosphokinase, which produces MNHKHNAYLLLGSNLGDRVATLHRALVALAAKAGKIVSVSAVYETAAWGNEGQPAFLNQAILLNTDLGPEPLLDVCQQVEQEFGRERLEPWGPRTLDVDILFFDDVVLHTERLTIPHPRLPERMFALAPLADIATAYVHPELHKSVADLLADCPDKLPVEQWMGDL; this is translated from the coding sequence ATGAACCACAAGCACAACGCCTACCTTTTGCTCGGCTCGAACCTGGGCGACCGGGTAGCTACCCTGCACCGCGCCCTCGTGGCGCTGGCCGCCAAAGCGGGCAAAATCGTGTCGGTTTCGGCCGTGTACGAAACCGCCGCCTGGGGCAACGAAGGCCAGCCCGCTTTCCTCAACCAGGCCATTTTGCTGAATACCGACCTAGGCCCCGAGCCGCTGCTCGACGTGTGCCAGCAAGTAGAACAAGAGTTCGGCCGCGAGCGGCTGGAGCCCTGGGGCCCGCGCACCCTCGACGTCGACATCCTCTTCTTCGACGACGTAGTGCTGCACACCGAGCGCCTCACCATACCGCACCCCCGCCTGCCCGAGCGCATGTTTGCCCTGGCGCCGCTGGCCGACATTGCCACCGCCTACGTGCACCCCGAGCTGCACAAAAGCGTAGCCGATTTGCTGGCCGATTGCCCCGATAAACTGCCCGTGGAGCAGTGGATGGGCGACCTTTAA
- a CDS encoding cytochrome P450 gives MNASASAASPALPQVPRLRAFRNSLALAENPIPIITQYLDELGETIGLHMGGIRPTLLTRDPGLIQHILQKNHRNYPKSEMSHGVARYLGHGLLTSEGSYWLQQRRLIQPGFHRQRIAALTETMLQVIDECLEPVVAQARQQGGATPVAVHELMTTTAFRIIARSVFSTSMSEAELQQLAHLLTDIQAFYTRTLRQPYLKPWLAVKGQFRYHDQLAAQMRQLVLKYIRQRQQEGGAGKDDLLQMLLDARYEDTHEPMTEAQVLDEAIILLVAGHETSANALSWLWYLLAQHPEVVAKLRAEMGAALGERRPAFQDLPQLPYALQVIQETMRLYPPAWIVDRQALEDDEYNGLKLPKGTLISAYIYGVHHLPRLWPEPEAFRPERFGKEQLREQPAYAYLPFGGGPRLCIGNQFALTEMQLVLLETLRRFEVEWVAQPAPGLRPLITLRPRAEITLQFRLRA, from the coding sequence ATGAATGCTTCTGCTTCGGCGGCTTCGCCTGCTTTGCCCCAAGTGCCGCGCTTGCGGGCTTTTCGCAACTCGTTGGCGCTGGCCGAGAACCCCATTCCCATCATCACGCAGTACCTCGATGAGCTAGGCGAAACCATCGGGCTGCACATGGGCGGCATCCGGCCCACCTTGCTCACCCGCGACCCGGGCCTGATTCAGCACATTCTGCAGAAAAACCACCGTAACTATCCCAAGTCGGAGATGTCGCACGGGGTGGCGCGCTACCTAGGGCATGGGTTGCTTACCTCCGAGGGTAGCTACTGGCTGCAGCAGCGCCGGCTTATTCAGCCGGGCTTTCATCGGCAGCGCATTGCGGCTCTTACCGAAACCATGCTGCAGGTAATTGACGAATGCCTGGAGCCCGTGGTGGCGCAGGCCCGGCAGCAAGGCGGCGCTACCCCAGTGGCGGTGCACGAGCTGATGACGACTACGGCTTTTCGCATTATTGCGCGCTCGGTGTTCAGCACCAGCATGAGCGAGGCCGAGCTGCAGCAACTGGCTCACCTGCTCACCGATATTCAGGCTTTTTACACCCGCACCCTCAGGCAGCCTTACCTAAAGCCGTGGCTGGCTGTGAAGGGCCAATTCCGCTACCACGATCAGCTGGCTGCGCAAATGCGCCAACTGGTGCTCAAGTACATTCGGCAGCGGCAGCAGGAGGGAGGCGCCGGCAAAGACGACCTGCTGCAAATGCTGCTCGATGCGCGCTACGAAGACACCCACGAGCCCATGACGGAGGCGCAGGTGCTCGACGAAGCCATTATCCTGCTCGTGGCCGGCCACGAAACCTCCGCCAACGCGCTGTCGTGGCTGTGGTACTTGCTGGCTCAGCACCCGGAGGTAGTGGCCAAGCTGCGCGCCGAAATGGGAGCAGCCCTAGGTGAGCGGCGCCCTGCTTTTCAGGATTTGCCCCAGCTGCCGTACGCGCTGCAGGTAATTCAGGAAACCATGCGGCTGTACCCGCCCGCCTGGATCGTAGACCGCCAAGCCCTCGAAGACGACGAGTACAACGGCCTGAAGCTGCCCAAAGGCACGCTTATTTCGGCTTACATCTACGGCGTGCACCACTTGCCCAGGTTGTGGCCCGAGCCCGAAGCTTTCCGGCCCGAGCGCTTCGGCAAGGAGCAGCTGCGCGAGCAGCCCGCCTACGCCTACCTGCCGTTTGGCGGCGGGCCGCGCCTGTGCATCGGCAACCAGTTTGCCCTCACCGAAATGCAGCTGGTACTGCTCGAAACCCTGCGCCGCTTCGAGGTGGAATGGGTGGCCCAGCCCGCGCCGGGTCTGCGCCCGCTCATCACGCTGCGCCCCCGCGCCGAAATCACGCTGCAGTTCCGGCTGCGCGCCTAG
- a CDS encoding polyprenyl synthetase family protein yields MRYTLDDIQAPIAAEMQEFETKFRQSMQTRVMLLDKIMGYIIKRKGKQLRPMFVFLTAHTVSADPTAPLPEASFRGAALIELLHTATLVHDDVVDDSNYRRGFFSINALWKNKIAVLVGDYLLSRGMALALENDDFDLLKIVNNAVRELSEGELLQIEKARRLDITEDVYFDIIRQKTASLIASCTAVGASSAGADKATVERARLFGEKVGMAFQIKDDLFDYGTAEIGKPVGIDIKEKKMTLPLIHALREASWLQKRRIIYNVQNNDGRSDRVQSVIEFVKKSGGLEYAIECMTRFRDEALQILNTFPESPARTSLAQLIDYTIEREK; encoded by the coding sequence ATGAGATATACGCTGGACGATATACAGGCCCCGATAGCGGCCGAAATGCAGGAATTTGAAACCAAATTCCGCCAGTCCATGCAAACGCGGGTGATGCTGCTTGATAAGATCATGGGCTACATCATCAAGCGCAAAGGCAAGCAGCTGCGGCCCATGTTCGTGTTTCTGACGGCCCACACCGTTAGCGCCGACCCTACCGCGCCGTTGCCCGAAGCCTCGTTCCGCGGGGCGGCCCTCATCGAGCTGCTGCACACGGCCACGCTGGTGCACGACGACGTGGTGGACGATTCCAACTACCGGCGCGGCTTCTTCTCCATCAACGCCCTCTGGAAAAACAAGATTGCCGTGCTCGTAGGCGACTACCTGCTCTCGCGCGGCATGGCCTTGGCCCTGGAGAACGACGATTTCGATTTGCTCAAAATCGTGAACAACGCCGTGCGCGAGCTAAGCGAAGGCGAGCTGCTGCAGATCGAAAAAGCCCGCCGCCTCGATATTACCGAGGACGTGTACTTCGACATCATTCGCCAGAAAACCGCTTCGCTGATTGCCTCCTGCACGGCCGTGGGGGCCTCATCGGCCGGAGCCGATAAAGCCACCGTGGAGCGCGCCCGCCTGTTCGGCGAGAAAGTGGGCATGGCGTTCCAAATCAAGGACGACTTGTTCGACTACGGCACCGCCGAAATCGGCAAGCCCGTGGGCATCGACATTAAGGAGAAGAAGATGACGCTGCCGCTCATCCACGCCCTGCGCGAAGCCTCGTGGCTGCAGAAGCGGCGCATCATTTATAATGTGCAGAACAACGACGGCCGCTCCGACCGCGTGCAGTCGGTAATTGAGTTCGTGAAAAAATCGGGCGGTTTGGAGTACGCCATCGAGTGCATGACGCGCTTTCGCGACGAGGCCCTGCAAATCCTGAACACCTTTCCGGAGTCGCCGGCCCGCACCTCACTGGCGCAGCTGATCGACTACACCATCGAGCGAGAAAAATAA
- a CDS encoding DUF3667 domain-containing protein, with protein sequence MPATTTATVTSCANCGTALQGAYCHSCGEKRLGYHDYALGHFLEHAVDTTTHFDFKVLKGMWSLLARPGRMTADILRGRRVPWPKPLQLFLIANLLFVFVAHRIGLKIFNTPLNYHLDNWYGRWALEQINNLTIRRKTSAAQLTEQFNHLADVLSKSLIFVFIPLVALALAALLWRRRRYYLEHVVTATHYMSLLLLLQLLMVGPVLLLLQAAPYVLGRPLTYSESDQTIGVLMLLALTGWGYGLLRRTYGGGRWLPLLQALGLSLVFAWLLISVYRPFLFLVTYLLL encoded by the coding sequence GTGCCGGCCACCACCACTGCCACCGTTACCAGCTGCGCCAACTGCGGCACCGCGCTGCAAGGTGCTTACTGCCACAGCTGTGGCGAAAAGCGCCTCGGCTACCACGACTACGCCCTAGGTCATTTTCTGGAGCACGCCGTGGACACCACCACGCACTTCGATTTTAAGGTACTGAAAGGCATGTGGAGTTTGTTGGCCCGGCCCGGTCGCATGACGGCCGACATCCTGCGGGGCCGCCGCGTGCCCTGGCCCAAGCCCTTGCAGCTGTTCCTGATTGCCAACCTGCTGTTTGTGTTTGTGGCGCACCGCATCGGGCTCAAAATATTCAACACCCCGCTCAACTACCACCTCGACAACTGGTACGGCCGCTGGGCCCTGGAGCAGATCAACAACCTGACAATCAGACGCAAAACCAGCGCAGCGCAGCTAACCGAGCAGTTCAACCACTTGGCCGATGTGCTGTCGAAGTCGCTCATCTTCGTCTTTATTCCGTTGGTGGCCTTGGCCCTCGCGGCCCTGCTATGGCGCCGGCGCCGCTACTACCTCGAGCACGTGGTAACGGCCACGCACTACATGAGCTTACTGCTGTTGCTGCAATTGCTGATGGTGGGCCCGGTGCTATTGTTGCTGCAGGCGGCGCCCTATGTGCTGGGGCGCCCCCTCACCTACTCCGAGTCCGATCAGACCATCGGCGTGCTGATGCTGCTGGCCCTCACGGGCTGGGGCTACGGCCTGCTGCGCCGCACCTACGGCGGCGGGCGGTGGCTGCCGCTGCTGCAGGCTTTGGGCCTAAGCCTGGTATTTGCCTGGCTGCTGATAAGCGTGTATCGTCCGTTTTTGTTCTTGGTTACGTACCTTCTGCTGTAA
- a CDS encoding alpha/beta hydrolase family protein, translated as MPAAATLTRLDFVLKPAHHARPFAADARFVPDGKPKPVVVFVHGFKGFKDWGHFNVMADYFALRGFVFVKLDLSHNGVVIGGTGDLEDLDAFGRNNFSIELDDIGCLLDALHQPGATPVPPAEMDLGRLYLAGHSRGGGLVMLKGAEDKRVRAVAAWAPITNVNPGWPEPMMQQWQQAGVIHVENARTKQQLPLYFQIVEDFHTNRLRLDIPHNVRRKLRQPLLVIHGDQDETLPVQKAHELPRWKPDTELVILPGAGHMFGGAHPWDAEHLPEPAHEVAERTIAFFQRQAS; from the coding sequence ATGCCTGCTGCCGCAACCCTCACCCGCCTCGATTTTGTGCTCAAGCCCGCGCACCACGCGCGGCCATTTGCCGCCGACGCCCGTTTTGTGCCCGATGGCAAGCCCAAGCCGGTGGTGGTGTTTGTGCACGGGTTCAAGGGGTTCAAGGATTGGGGCCACTTCAACGTAATGGCCGATTACTTTGCCCTGCGCGGCTTTGTGTTCGTGAAGCTCGATCTGTCGCACAACGGCGTGGTAATTGGCGGCACCGGCGACCTGGAAGACCTCGACGCCTTCGGCCGCAACAACTTCAGCATCGAGCTCGATGATATCGGCTGCCTGCTCGATGCCCTGCACCAGCCCGGCGCCACCCCCGTGCCGCCCGCCGAAATGGACCTAGGCCGCCTGTACCTCGCGGGCCATAGCCGCGGCGGCGGCTTGGTAATGCTGAAGGGCGCTGAGGACAAACGCGTGCGGGCCGTGGCGGCGTGGGCGCCCATTACCAACGTAAACCCCGGCTGGCCCGAGCCCATGATGCAGCAGTGGCAGCAGGCGGGCGTCATCCACGTCGAAAACGCGCGCACCAAGCAGCAGCTGCCGCTGTACTTCCAGATTGTGGAAGACTTCCATACCAACCGCCTGCGCCTCGATATCCCGCACAACGTGCGCCGCAAGCTGCGCCAGCCGCTGCTCGTGATTCATGGCGACCAGGACGAGACCTTGCCCGTACAAAAAGCGCACGAGCTGCCCCGCTGGAAACCCGACACCGAGCTGGTAATATTGCCGGGCGCCGGGCATATGTTTGGCGGCGCACACCCCTGGGATGCCGAGCACCTGCCCGAGCCCGCCCACGAGGTAGCCGAGCGCACCATTGCCTTCTTTCAGCGCCAAGCCTCCTAG
- a CDS encoding gliding motility-associated C-terminal domain-containing protein, which yields MTLPLLHSRAFPKLATLLTVFALWLVAGQAMATHIRAGDIQARADPNNPLRIIFQMIIYTDSRSPAAQDETETIFYGDGTTSGVNAISVASRTNIGNDILRNVYNFEHTYNAPGSYFVSFIGENRATGIRNMQASDAQNFYIHTRITIDPIVGANNSPVLNAPAVDRATAGQVFLHNPAASDPDGDSLSYRLVVCQREPRGVVGITTATTNRNRPQPTPVPGYAYPNEQSVSPGGVQVPYAGPPAAQVGEPAILVIDPRTGQLVWNAPSLRGIGDYNVAFIVTEWRRDANGGRRIIGEVIRDMQITVVASNNQRPTVFVPRDTCVIAGATITRTITGTDPDNHTMQLQAFGGIFPPATFRQTISRPGYVAGVFQWTTSCSDVASDPTQVVFKVQDQPPGATSPLIDERPWRITVVGPPPANLVGRPQGGSIVLNWDRYICSNASRILIFRKENTSSFRPGPCETGIPASAGYTQIGSVASNVVSFTDDNGGRGLDRGKTYCYRIYAEFPRPAGGASIASREVCVTLEGRAALFTNVTVDRTDAATGQITVKWTKPVSSSGFNPPVGYRLFRGEGQNPSTGGYTLVRTISNLDDTVHVDTNLDTETKAYTYRLEFFSNVSTQPNSAAIVENAGPASSVRLNGVANAVGNSIKLNFTYNVPWDNSQRRTRIYRRNPGATAFTLIADTVVTRTSGTFTDRGTAAQPLRKNQTYCYYVETVGTYGAPNLPSNLVNLSQVRCVTLASIPCPPVLTLRPINCDSVAAALPRGGQARYNNYLRWTLGNTPADCGRNIAFYRVLFRPTEEGEFTEIGRTPVQSFVHRNLASAAGCYAVIAVDSAGTSSVQSNIECQDNCQIFVLPNIFTPNGDGRNDTFKPIFASPVTRAKVQIFNRWGAKVYEGTASSDLTLWNGGGGRGNEGGDTGARASAGTYYYLIEVEFADLKRTTRIFKGWVELMR from the coding sequence ATGACGCTTCCGCTACTTCATAGCCGGGCTTTCCCAAAGCTCGCTACCCTCCTGACGGTATTTGCACTGTGGCTGGTGGCCGGGCAGGCAATGGCTACGCACATCCGCGCAGGCGACATCCAGGCCCGCGCCGACCCCAACAACCCGCTGCGGATCATTTTTCAGATGATCATCTACACCGACTCCCGCTCGCCGGCGGCGCAGGATGAGACGGAGACGATATTTTACGGCGACGGCACCACCAGCGGTGTAAACGCCATCAGCGTGGCCAGCCGCACGAACATCGGCAACGATATTCTGCGGAACGTTTACAATTTCGAGCACACCTACAACGCGCCGGGCAGCTACTTCGTGAGCTTTATCGGCGAGAACCGGGCCACGGGCATCCGGAACATGCAGGCCTCGGATGCGCAGAACTTCTACATCCACACGCGCATCACCATCGACCCGATTGTGGGGGCCAACAACTCGCCGGTACTCAACGCGCCGGCCGTTGATCGGGCTACCGCCGGGCAGGTGTTTCTGCACAACCCCGCCGCCTCCGACCCCGATGGCGACTCGCTGTCGTACCGACTGGTGGTGTGCCAGCGCGAGCCGCGCGGCGTAGTGGGCATTACCACGGCCACCACCAACCGCAACCGGCCCCAGCCCACGCCCGTGCCGGGCTATGCTTACCCCAATGAGCAGAGCGTATCGCCGGGGGGCGTGCAGGTGCCGTATGCCGGCCCGCCCGCGGCGCAGGTAGGGGAGCCGGCCATCCTGGTGATTGACCCCCGAACCGGGCAGCTGGTGTGGAATGCGCCCAGCCTCCGCGGTATCGGCGACTACAACGTGGCATTTATTGTAACGGAGTGGCGGCGCGATGCCAACGGCGGCCGACGCATTATCGGGGAGGTTATCCGCGATATGCAGATTACGGTAGTGGCCTCGAATAACCAGCGCCCCACGGTGTTTGTACCACGCGACACCTGTGTAATAGCAGGAGCCACCATCACGCGCACCATCACCGGCACCGACCCCGATAACCATACCATGCAGTTGCAGGCGTTCGGAGGGATTTTCCCGCCGGCTACGTTCCGGCAAACCATCAGCCGGCCCGGCTACGTGGCCGGCGTGTTTCAGTGGACGACGAGCTGCTCCGACGTAGCCTCCGACCCCACGCAGGTAGTGTTTAAGGTGCAAGACCAGCCGCCCGGAGCTACCTCGCCGCTGATTGACGAGCGGCCGTGGCGCATTACGGTGGTAGGGCCGCCGCCGGCCAACCTGGTGGGCCGGCCGCAGGGTGGCTCCATCGTGCTCAACTGGGACCGGTACATCTGTTCCAACGCGTCGCGCATTCTTATTTTCCGGAAGGAAAACACGTCCTCATTCCGGCCCGGGCCCTGCGAAACCGGTATTCCGGCCAGCGCCGGCTACACCCAAATTGGCTCGGTAGCCAGCAACGTGGTTTCTTTCACCGACGACAACGGCGGCCGGGGGCTTGATCGGGGCAAAACCTACTGCTACCGCATCTACGCCGAGTTTCCGCGGCCGGCCGGTGGGGCCAGCATTGCCTCGCGGGAAGTGTGCGTAACGCTGGAGGGTCGGGCGGCGCTGTTCACCAACGTTACCGTCGACCGCACCGACGCGGCCACCGGGCAGATCACCGTGAAGTGGACCAAACCGGTCAGCTCGTCGGGTTTTAACCCGCCGGTGGGCTACCGCTTGTTCCGCGGCGAAGGCCAGAACCCCTCCACGGGCGGCTACACGCTCGTCCGGACCATCAGCAACCTCGACGATACGGTTCACGTCGACACGAACCTCGACACCGAAACCAAGGCCTACACCTACCGGCTCGAGTTCTTCAGCAACGTGTCGACGCAGCCCAACTCGGCGGCCATTGTGGAGAATGCCGGTCCGGCCAGCAGCGTGCGCCTCAACGGCGTGGCCAATGCGGTGGGCAACTCCATCAAGCTTAATTTCACGTACAACGTGCCCTGGGATAACAGCCAGCGGCGCACGCGCATTTACCGCCGCAACCCCGGTGCTACCGCTTTCACGCTGATTGCGGATACCGTGGTGACGCGCACCAGCGGCACCTTTACCGACCGGGGCACCGCGGCCCAGCCGCTGCGCAAAAACCAGACGTACTGCTACTACGTGGAAACCGTGGGTACCTACGGCGCGCCCAATTTGCCCAGCAACCTCGTCAACCTGAGCCAGGTGCGCTGCGTTACGCTGGCCTCTATTCCGTGCCCGCCGGTGCTCACGCTGCGCCCCATTAATTGCGACAGCGTAGCCGCTGCGCTGCCGCGCGGCGGGCAGGCCCGCTACAACAACTACCTGCGCTGGACGCTGGGCAATACCCCCGCCGATTGCGGCCGCAACATTGCCTTCTACCGGGTGCTGTTCCGGCCCACCGAGGAGGGCGAGTTCACGGAAATCGGCCGCACGCCGGTGCAAAGCTTCGTGCACCGCAACCTGGCCTCGGCGGCTGGCTGCTACGCGGTAATTGCCGTCGACTCGGCCGGCACTTCGAGCGTGCAGAGCAACATCGAGTGCCAGGATAACTGCCAGATTTTTGTGCTGCCGAACATCTTCACGCCCAACGGCGACGGCCGCAACGACACCTTCAAGCCCATCTTCGCCAGCCCGGTAACCCGCGCCAAGGTGCAGATATTCAACCGCTGGGGCGCGAAGGTGTACGAGGGCACCGCCTCCAGCGACCTGACGCTGTGGAACGGCGGCGGGGGCCGCGGCAACGAAGGCGGCGACACGGGCGCCCGTGCATCGGCCGGCACTTACTACTACCTGATCGAAGTGGAGTTTGCCGACCTCAAGCGAACCACCCGAATTTTTAAAGGCTGGGTAGAGCTGATGCGGTAA